TTCTCTTCCTTGATTTTCATGATACAGCCGTGTCCTTGCTCTCTGCTAGTTCCCTGAACACTTTGGAACAAGACAGCAAGAGAGACTTCGGTTCAAATTCGAACCTTCCTTTTCTTAGcagtgaaatggggataacagcaatgcctacttcacagggttggaGTGAGGTGTGAATGAAGGAGAGGGTACCCAGTAAATGTTGGACCCGGAAGTAAAAACCAAACCTCGCCGAACGGGCAGATTTATGCTCCTTTCATCCTCTTGAGGAAGGAGATACTATTTCTCAAAATCTACTctgcgccaggcactgtgccaaaaGCCTTGCCTGAGCTTTCTCGCTGTATCCCCACACCAGTCCTAGAAGTAGGTGTGATGGTGACTGTGCTCATTTCATAGacgaggaaatggaggctcagagaggttgaccTTCTCAAATTctcacagccaggaagtggaGATGTGGACGGACTCCAGAGCATacacttttttaattttttttttttttttttttggttgtgtgggccagcttgcaggatcttcgttccctgaccagggattgaacccgagccctcggcagtgaaagcaccgagccCTAACCAttgtaccgccagggaattcccccagagTGTGCACTTTTAACTATGACACTAAAATGATCCCTAAATAAGGTGAGAAGTGACCACCAGGAGCCTTTCTACTGAGAACAAACAGGTCTGGGGACCCAGCCCACCTTTCTTTGGGATGATGAGCttgcagggcagggccagggccatgATGGAATGCTGGCACACGAAGGCAGAGAGGCTCCCTGCAAGGAAACAGGAGCCCAGCATAAGAAGGCCTTCCCCAGGCCACCCGCCCAGACCCCAGGGGCCTGGGGGGCTGGAGATGCTCAGCTCACCGAAGTAGGGCTCCTCATCGGCTCCTTTGAGATGCACCCCTTTGGCAGAAGACTCGATGAGGAAGTGGCGGATGAGGTCGCTGCTATCCTCGCCTGGACAGAGAAAGCATGTGGATGGGAGTGCAACTCATTTCCTGACCCGCCTCCTCGGGGCCCATCCAGAAGTTGACTTGTCCATCCCCCTGCCTCTGGGTGGGACAGCAGGTAGGAATCCTATCCTCAAGGCCTCCCACGAAGGAGGTGCCCACACCTTTGCTCAAAGGCTTCTGTGTCCAGTAATTCTTTTTTCAGGagaactttcttttggtttcaacAGCCATCAGGGATGGCTGCCGGCGCTGTTTAGATCAAATCACAACTCTTTGGCCTggtttccctctccccctcccagaTGGTCCCTGCTGGCGCCAGGCTGGCCCTGGGAGGGGGGACCACGCCCCCTGCCTCTTCACCAGCCTGCAGCTTCCTGCTTTCTTTGGGCTCATTGGCAAGGCTTCCTTGATAACTAACACTGCCCAGAGGTCACTTTCTTATTTAAACAGAGAGGCGTGGTGTAGAGAATGTGGATACGGGGCTTTTATCTTCTTGCTGTTATCACTTGCTTGCTCTGGGGGGTCATTAACTCTCTCTGGGAGTGTCTGTTACCTCACCCATTTGTTGTGTGAGAGCTACAGTCCTGGGCCTTAGGTGAGGGGCTGTGACCCAGGTACCTTGTAATGTAATGATCTGCTTCTATCTCTCTCCCCACTGAGGTTTCCCTGGtgccttgcacagtgcctggggcAGGGTGGATTTCCCATCGATGTGTGTTGTATGTGGGGTTAAGCTAGCACACATGTTATTACTACATTAGGTTCCCTCACAAGAAATCCGGTCTGGACAGAGGTGGGCACCCAGAAGAGAGCAGCCTGGAGGGGGGCTGGGAccatcctcctcttcccaccaCGAGGGTAGAGGAGGGAATCTGGGGACTCGGGGAGCCTCAGTGCTGGGGGCCagcggggagggggctgaggtAAGCCCTCCTCCCAGGAGTCATTATgggactggcccaaggtcaccccacaaggcaggggcagagccaggactggaacccaCCAAGAGGTCTTGAGTGAGGACAGAGACAGGCGCCTACCTGTTCGGTTCTGGGCAGGTGCAGGGGCCTCCTGCACCTTCAGGGCAAGACCGAAGGAGCCTCGGTATGAAGAACTGTCCCTCATGATGAAAGCCCCCGGCTCTTCCTTCCTCAGCAGCTCGATGGCTGAAACAATCCTTGGGTCAGAGACAGTCACCACCGAACCCGGACACCCTCTGTGCCTTAGCCCCATTGGGTCTTCATAGAGCAGATGGTACAGAATCACCTTTGGTTCCCAGGAACCAAAGGTTCCCTTTCTATTGTCTAATCTCCACCATTCCTGCTGCGGTCATTATTTCCTCAGGTCATGGGGTTCACGGGACACCCCCCTTCCCTGGACCTGCCATTTGCCGTTCCCTCCTCTACATGGACCCAGGGCCCCATCTGCCCCATGTGGGGTGCCAGGACCTGGACCTGATTCCTGGGTCACTCATTCcctaaaacagggcttccctttACCTTGCTCTCGGGTGATGCTTGGCTTAAACCAGTATTTAGATGTGTCCATCACAAACTTCATGGTGGGCTGCATGTCCCTGGCAGGACCTGGAGACAGACAGAGGAGGGGGACCCTGTAGGCTGGAGAGAGGGGAGCTGAGAGACCCGCCCCCCTCCTCCGCCCAGCAGTCCCATTCAACCCACCCTCCCCTACCCCTACTCCATTGTATCTCCAGATGCCTAAAGGGGCAAAATCCCTTTAGGCTAAGTAAATGTGCTCTTTGAGATGCTAAAATGACCATTTTCCTGGGTCCCTAAGGcagagagcagtggttctcagtttCAGCATCTTGAAAAGATGTGTCGTGGCCAGCTGAGAGTAACTCATTATAAAAAATGTACTGAAATCTGCAAATGATTTGTCCTAGGAACAGATCAGAGCAGCTTCAAAGGCATACTCGGCACCTCATTTTCTCTTGCTTGCACTGACATGGCTTCCTGGGTGGGAGTGAACAGCGGGGTAGAGTGAACATTTCCCTCCCCCCAGGAGTACCTTGATGTCTGTGGCCCAGTGAGGACTGAGAGCCCCGGGAGCCTCGAGGCTCAGACACGAGGGAGCCGTGGGCTCTGCTCCTGGGGGAGAAACACCCTTGGGGTGCTGAGGCTTAGCCTCTGTGTTTACTGCTTTGGGCTCTGGTtggctttgttctttttggaCGCCTGTAGTCACAGACTACGGGAAGGAGGGTGTTTGCTGTTTTGTGGTTTTTAGCTGTCTGAACTGGAATGCATTGTCTCCGTTACCCTGTCCACCCCCTGGCTGTGTTCGTCATCCACCGATGTCAGAGTTACGACtgactctccctctccctctcttgggTTAGTCATCGAGCCCGCTGCTTCCATATCCTGAGGGTCTCCTGgctctgtcttctctcctctaccctctgccctgccctggacCACTTTGTGATGAAAACCCAAACAGAACCAAAGAAAACCTGCTCTCCCTGCCAAGCCAGGCCCTGCAATCCCATCTGCCACGCAGCTGCCAGAGTGATGGATTGAACGTGTGTCTCTGACCCCATTGCTCTCCTGTTTGAGAGTCTCTGATGGTCCCCTATTGCCTAAAGGGTAAAGTGCACTCTTTTGCTTGGCGTTCAAGGTCTTTCCCAATCTGGCCCCAAGTTCCTCCCAATGACCTCATCCCGCACCCAACATTCCAGTCATTTCCTAAACATGCCATGTGCTTCCATGCCTTCGTGACTGTGgcctggctgttccctctgctgggacTGCCCTTCCTCTCCTGCTCTGGCCATGGACTTCTGATCCACTTTCCAGCCTTTTCAGTTCCCAGATGAGGAGTCTCACTCCTTCCTCTGTAGCCCCATAAGACTTAGAACATCTCTTTACCTCTGTGTTTATCCTACTCTACAGTGatcctttggtttttttctttctagactgTGTCCCTACTATGTGGCACAGTGCTAGGCACACAGTAGATACTTAATCAATGTGTTGACCTGCTGTTGCAGAAGCAAAAGCATTGGTGCTTTGTCTGTTCCCCGCTAGCCAAACCTTATAAAGCGTGAGCTACTGATTGGTTTACAACTTACCCTCTGGGGATGTGGTGAGAGGGGCATCTGGCAGGGTCTGGCTGTGGCTCCTGGTGGCTGGACAGAGGTTGCTGGAAGAAGTAGCCCCAGGGCAGACAAAGTCCTGGTGTCCTGGGGTCCTCTGGGATGGGGGAGATCCTGGTTCTGGGCAGCCGTTGATCAGCACGATAGGTATATCCACCATGGAGTTGGTGATGGATGGGGGACAGCTGCTGGCATGTTCCTTGGCCAGTGGTGAGGAATGGGTTGCTCTGGGCTGGCCCATGCTTGGGGTGGGGTTGCTGGGGACCTGGAGGTCACTGGCTCTCGTATACAAGGACACTGGGCCAAGGCTGTGGAGGCTGGAGGAAGAGCTGGCTGGGCTTTCCAAGGACCTCGAAGATGACTGATGGCTGGAGATGCTGGAGCGGAGAAGGGAATGGCTGCGGCACGGGGAGAGCACCAGACAGGCAGAGTTTTAGCGGGTGAGGGTGGACACTTAGGGGCCAGAGCTAGGCTCTGGAATTTAGTGATCTAGTTACCCATGGCTTTGGTCAGAGTAGTGCGTACTCCACACACCCCCCATAGCCCTGAGCAAAGGGTATGCCCACTTGATCCCCAAGGGATGCTGAAGGATACAGGAGTGTACCTGCATTGCAGGGTCTGTGGTCAATTAAAGTAGCCAATGGGCTGGACGCCTGCAGGTCACATGGGCTTAGGCTGGACTCTATTCCCTCTGTCTTCCCAGCTAGGCAGGTCCAACTGAGTTGTCACACCAGCCCCCCAGCACTCCCAAGAGTCCTGCACACAGGCTGGACCTGAGCTGGACCATGTCCATGGCCCATGCAGATGGAATTCCCCagctggaggaagagaaggaggccaGCTCTGCATCCAGCCAGGCTTATCCCTGAGCTCAGAGGCCTGTGCCAGCGGGCATGGCTGTGGAATCCCAGTCTCCTTGCCAGGGACTGCCTTGGCACAGTGGCTTTGGAGTTGGTATGGGGGACAGAGGTCCTGGGGTTTGGTCTTCCTGGGCAGGATGGGTATGTGTGTGGCTCTGCTCTGAGGCCTGCAGAGAATTGGGCTGGGGCGATTGTAAATAATGCCCAGGCAGTTTTGTCTCCTTCCTGCTAGATTTTGCCAGGAACAAAGACGAAGGAGGTTTTTCTTTCCTGGATGGTTCATCCCAGACCCCCTGATTCTGTTTACAtcctgtgtttggtttttttttttttttttttaaaaaaccttcctGCAGATGGGCTGTAGGAAGGCTGGAAAGGTTACAGGTGAGCCTCATTAATGCAGTGTGGTTCTTTTCCCAAGAGGTAGATAGAAGTCAAGAGTTTTGTATATTGAATCATATTCTAAATGCTTGAGGAAAGCTTGAGAGCCAAATGGCTGTGATGGCATAAAAGAGaacattcacttttatttttggtaCATGCCCAGATTTTGCTCAGAGAGAGTAGGGTGTCCCTCTGTGATTTTaggatgcgtgtgtgtgtgtgagtcgtGGAGGCAACGTCAGAAGCTGCAGTGGGAGTGACCTACCTTCCAAACACGTAACTGACATCAGATGCTGGGCTGGCTGACAGCATGGAGACCCTGACCCCCGGCCCCTTCTCCAAGGCTGGGGAAGCCACCAGTGGGGAGCCCAAGCCATGGGGGCCTGAGGCCTTGTTTCCCATTCCAGGGATGGAGAtgctgggagagggtgggggatgaGAGGAGGGGGCCCCCGAGGTGGGAGAGGGGCGCTCGTGCCCCCTGCCCTGGCTCCCGGAGAAGATGAGGCTCTCACTGCTGCTCCGAGTTTCTCGGGGGATGTCTCTGGAAAGGAGAAGGCCGCCACAGCCAGGGGAGCCAAAGGGTGGGGTGACAGACGGGCTGGAGCAGCTCTGGGGGCCGTCGTGGCACCTTGATCTGGTCGAGGTCACCTCGATGTACTTTATATCTTTGGGGAGAGAAACAGAGCATTGGTGAAACCAGGGAGACTGGACTCTCAGAACAAGGATGCTGTAAGGGTCCTCAAGACCATCTGGTCTCCCCTTtctttatacatacacacacacacatatatatatatacacacacacaacgtatctatatgtatatatatatacacacacacatatatatacatatgtgtgtatatatatacatatatatacatatgtgtgtatatatatatatatatatatatatatatatatatacatattaaaaaaaaatttttggccaagctgcgcggcatgcgggatcttagttccccgaccagggatagaacccgtgccccctgtagtggaagcgtggagttttaactgttggactgccaaggaagtccctcccctttcttatacagatgaggaagttgaagcCTAGAGAGAAGTTTGTTGGAATCAGGATGAGCATTCAGCTCCACCTTCAGTTTCAAAGTCACCCTCTCTGTGACATCTTCCCTTGGGTGGGGAGAGGCTGTGCCATGAACACGGGTCCTGGAGGtagacagacctgggtttcagatctggctctgccacttactctcTGAGAGAGCTTGGCCAAATGACTTCACCAcctagagcctcagtttccacgcCCGTAGAATGGGGCAGCTATACGCAGCCTCTTAGCGTTACAGTAAGGATGAACTGAGATGAATGTAGGCGGCACAGCActgcatctggcacatagtaagtcctTTAAAACTGGGAGATCGTCTCCTTGGTGTGGGTTCCACTCCCCAGGCTGAAATGACTGCACCAGTCACATGTTCGGATGCCTCTATCACTCACCACTCAGGCCTGTGAAAGCTGTTTCTATGTCTGTGCCTGCAATGCAGGCAGGGGTTCTCAAGCTTGGTTGCATGCTAGAATCATGCAATGAGCTTTTAAAGGTCCTAAAGCCCAGGCTCCATCCAGTGCCAATTAGACCAGAACCTCTGGGGGTGGGCCCAGGCCTCAGGGTGGCTTAGCTCCTCAGCTGATTCCGGTGTGCATTGGGCCGCACCGCCGTGGTCCCCAGCCCAGCAGCACCACTTCACCCGGGAGCTGAGAAGTTGTGCAGAATCTCTGGCTTCACCCCAggcctgctgaatcagaatctgcattttagcgaGATTCCTGGTGATCTGGGTGCACCTTGGAGGTTGAGGAGTTCGCTTTAGGGTTAGCTTTAGAGCAAGAACGCTCTGGGGGCAGGGCATGCCGCCTTACTGAGCTGTGGGCCTCTTAGCACCCCAGGTTGCTGACTCACTCTGATGTTCTTTCCATTCCCCAGTGGGGGCATCTAAGACTCTTGTTCTGAGGCCTTTTTTCTTCCTAGAGTGGGGTACCCTGTGGTTCTCCCATGGTGAGGATGGGCACCTCTCCTCCtgacttgggggaggggagctgtccTCGGTGCTGTTCTAGGAAAGGTGGTGGAAGATGGGGGTTACCCAGCTTCTCCCTCTGGAGGGCTGTGAGTCCTGCCTCTGGCTTCCCCAGATGGAATCTGAAATTGCACCCTCAACTCCTGTCTGCCAGCCTCCCACCCCCTTGGGCTCTGGCACACgcaccatccccccacccagcGTGACTGTGGAGACCCTGCCTGCCCCAGCCCGCTCCTGGGGAGGACCTTCTGGCCCTGCTCATGGCTACTGCCTCTGTCTGAGCCTGCGTGGgccaggtgggggtggaggatTGCATCAGATGAGGGGCGCTGGCATGCTGTCCCAGCAGGTGGAGGAACAGGCCTGGCTTTGTCGACAAACCTGGGTGTGAGCCTTGGCTTTGCCACTTTCCCGCCAAGAAGCATCAGGTAATTTTCctaactgctctgagcctcagtttcctcatctgtaaagtggggaatCTAAAACCACCCTTCCAAGGTTGCGATGAGGATGAAATACACTGATGAATGGAGCCTGGAGACTGGTCCATGGTGGGCTTCAAGGAGCATCTCCTGCCTGCCTGCTTCTGGGGGGTAGTATTGGCCAGATGGCTAATACGCTCTGGCTAAGGTGGGGGTCCCACTGCTGAGGGCAAGAGTAGACTATCTGGCACAATGTATTGTGGGCTCTGAAAGAGAAGAAGTCTTGGAATGGGGTGGATTCTTCTGCGAGGTTGGCaagcacaacttttttttttgtaataagaTTTTATAGTGTTTATACCCATAATCCTCTCAAGCCTCACAAGAGCCTTTATGCCCAGTGCCAGCAGGCATtgcttttacagaggaggaaactgaggcttggagaaatgTGGCCGTGGAGCTCACATTTATTGCACAGTTTTTAATAAAGGCttgtatttactgagtgctgtGCACCAGCACTGGTACAGACACGTCACCCGTGTTAGTTCTTTTAAACCTCAGGACTCCACCGAAGTAGGAAACATTCTTAATTCCATGTAACAGACGAGAAagcaaggctcagaaaggttgaagaaactgagccctGCTCCTGTGCTCTgtttgggggcggggtgggctcTTCCACGGGGAAGGACTCCTCAGGACCCTTTCCCAAGACCTTGACCGTGAGAAGGTGCCGGGCTGCTTTGCAGGGGGGGGCGTCTCTCGGCCCGGTGAAGCTCTGGGTCCTACTCACAGGGTCATCCAAACACCTACCAAAGAAAGGCCTTGCTTGGGGGCCAGGCAAGTGGAGGCGGGccggaagggagggaggagtccTAGAGCTGTGAGTCACTCCCGCTGCTGCCTCGGGGTGGATGTGGTGGGGCAGGTGGAGGGCCGACACCCTATCACCTGGGAGCAGAGGCTGTTTACAGGCCTGTGGGGCAAGTCTGAGCAGTGCTGGGTGGATGCAGGCGCCTGGCACCAGGCCAGGTGGGTGGAGGGTTGGAGAGACGGTTGTTAAACACCCTTCACTTGGGATTGGCAAACCGCCTTGCCTGGcagaaattctggaaaataaaacGCGGGGGCCTGTTCCAAAGATGGGGAGGGGTGGCGGAGAGGATAAAGGAAGGGATATGGTATTTGCTTCCAGAAGCCATGTTCCCTGTGGGACTGgtaccccctccccctcccccccgggGTAAATCTGAAGGAAGGTAAgcaagaggcagaggcagggagctGGATGAAGGTTTGAGAGCACTAGGGCGGTGGAGCCTCACTGAAGCCCCGGAGGGCAGGAAACTAGCtccaaggaagagagaaaggcaagAACGTGGACTTTGGAGCCCAGAGGCCCCGGCTTTGAGCTGACctaccactcactagctgtgtgactgtggccATCGCTTCCTCTCcttgagcctcagtcttctcatctgtaaatgaggttTCCAGTATTTCCTTCACAGGGTGGAATTATGTGTTACGAAAATCTATCTGGACATTTTTAGGGGAGGGATCGACACAAGATCGCCATgtttagcttttgcttttgcCAAGTTAGGACAAAGAGAAGCAGTGAACGTCTGCTAGCATCACAATTATAGAACGTCTTCCACTCAACACCCCAAAAGTAGGATGGATGAGAGTGCAAACAGAGGAGTTCTACACACTGGATACATTTGGCTGGATGAAAACTCACTGCGGTGCCATGGGCTAGGAGAGCTTTGTCACCAGTAGCAGTGGTCTGAGGGGAGGGTTTGGGGAGCAAGGTGCAGCCACCACAGTGACCTGCAGGCTCTCGCTATTCTTAGTGATGGCAGAGAACTTTCTAACGGGGAGCTGACC
This region of Physeter macrocephalus isolate SW-GA chromosome 14, ASM283717v5, whole genome shotgun sequence genomic DNA includes:
- the TNS4 gene encoding tensin-4 isoform X2; the protein is MSQVMSSPLLAGGPAVGLASCEEPRRALHPAPSPGLPPQCPYYTTEGWGAQALMAPMPCKEPPSRLQQAPQAGAKASCLLQSPGEQASGALEDLDSYIDFSLESLNQMILELDPTFQLLPPGPGGPWAEPTQSTTLRRKKEEPEALDIKYIEVTSTRSRCHDGPQSCSSPSVTPPFGSPGCGGLLLSRDIPRETRSSSESLIFSGSQGRGHERPSPTSGAPSSHPPPSPSISIPGMGNKASGPHGLGSPLVASPALEKGPGVRVSMLSASPASDVSYVFGSISSHQSSSRSLESPASSSSSLHSLGPVSLYTRASDLQVPSNPTPSMGQPRATHSSPLAKEHASSCPPSITNSMVDIPIVLINGCPEPGSPPSQRTPGHQDFVCPGATSSSNLCPATRSHSQTLPDAPLTTSPEGPARDMQPTMKFVMDTSKYWFKPSITREQAIELLRKEEPGAFIMRDSSSYRGSFGLALKVQEAPAPAQNRTGEDSSDLIRHFLIESSAKGVHLKGADEEPYFGSLSAFVCQHSIMALALPCKLIIPKKELGGGDGASDPSADGRASCLKKSAGCHALYLSSVSVETLSGALAVQKAISTTLERDVLPTPSVVHFKVTEQGITLTDIQRKVFFRRHYPFATLRFCGMDPKQRKWQKYCKPSRIFGFVAKSQTKSQENVCHLFAEYDTVQPASQVISLVGALLQEPERM
- the TNS4 gene encoding tensin-4 isoform X1, producing MSQVMSSPLLAGGPAVGLASCEEPRRALHPAPSPGLPPQCPYYTTEGWGAQALMAPMPCKEPPSRLQQAPQAGAKASCLLQSPGEQASGALEDLDSYIDFSLESLNQMILELDPTFQLLPPGPGGPWAEPTQSTTLRRKKEEPEALDIKYIEVTSTRSRCHDGPQSCSSPSVTPPFGSPGCGGLLLSRDIPRETRSSSESLIFSGSQGRGHERPSPTSGAPSSHPPPSPSISIPGMGNKASGPHGLGSPLVASPALEKGPGVRVSMLSASPASDVSYVFGSHSLLRSSISSHQSSSRSLESPASSSSSLHSLGPVSLYTRASDLQVPSNPTPSMGQPRATHSSPLAKEHASSCPPSITNSMVDIPIVLINGCPEPGSPPSQRTPGHQDFVCPGATSSSNLCPATRSHSQTLPDAPLTTSPEGPARDMQPTMKFVMDTSKYWFKPSITREQAIELLRKEEPGAFIMRDSSSYRGSFGLALKVQEAPAPAQNRTGEDSSDLIRHFLIESSAKGVHLKGADEEPYFGSLSAFVCQHSIMALALPCKLIIPKKELGGGDGASDPSADGRASCLKKSAGCHALYLSSVSVETLSGALAVQKAISTTLERDVLPTPSVVHFKVTEQGITLTDIQRKVFFRRHYPFATLRFCGMDPKQRKWQKYCKPSRIFGFVAKSQTKSQENVCHLFAEYDTVQPASQVISLVGALLQEPERM